In Gambusia affinis linkage group LG06, SWU_Gaff_1.0, whole genome shotgun sequence, one DNA window encodes the following:
- the si:ch211-14c7.2 gene encoding uncharacterized protein si:ch211-14c7.2 gives MRPTTGTMLQQNNNNNYPCLGMSDCPREMLQRCSRTSLPFPSRVELGLGDLPLIRGLRAWALCSRNRRKAGGLLGGGKPPTAPPLGGKGTSTSCPRPADVYLSGYGLPLGVDARQAGIGALVTVATLKTSEGGGKTQTQCLFLRTEKGSCLYSTAKPSSGSTSSTVGEWLRGKREGLGGGGNAEPPPTEAAANRVRVRSGRRWRKSGIGRERSCKTAEGKQSERFDVPPESSTRKNSRDDREGAESLTRRTATELDLDGKEADSKNDSAVDGETGSERRQERQNFPIPDCKSKQNETEPQEEMELNSVESSNPVGGAGQYAEEEIQLNGVESSNPVGGAGQYAEEEIQLNGVESSNPVGGAGQYAEEIQWTSVKSSISVRVAEQNPEEETKQKEQLNSVESSNPVGGADQDVIQVYSNQNQRKVEHEEETNIGSDEETREPHIFHKREENNNFQEEEEVFCSPVRQENLSISEKSEKRKDECTCRKLEDEEENISTLVFNASSNPAPSLASMATGGEEEEEEKGSQKQKRSPSGELEEEAEEVRVSSTEEEEEDEFGVFMQAEGDLAWSDGVNISASETSGSRARTAGGDDTWTAFPQEPTGEGGDGVERWWPANAVEARRDGPPTNHSQVAVFAEAFPSLPGVSPGDPCDPEAVPTLTQLLRGRAGQDQGLLDSFHDLNKMIDQSHKRSSSVSQNLLVQTLQLQPPLPLSSSQESRSTSWSTNRRLSPGLSSANQHAAAKRRLSYDYNRNVVA, from the exons ATGAGGCCGACAACAGGCACCATGCTtcagcagaacaacaacaacaactaccCCTGCCTGGGCATGTCGGACTGCCCCCGGGAGATGCTCCAGAGGTGCTCCAGAACGTCGCTGCCCTTCCCCAGCCGAGTCGAGCTGGGCCTGGGAGACCTGCCGCTGATCCGCGGCCTCCGAGCCTGGGCGCTGTGCTCCAGGAACCGCCGCAAAGCCGGCGGTCTGCTCGGTGGAGGTAAACCCCCGACTGCCCCGCCGCTGGGCGGTAAAGGGACGTCGACGTCCTGCCCGAGGCCTGCCGACGTGTACCTGAGCGGATATGGTCTGCCGCTGGGCGTCGACGCCCGGCAGGCCGGGATCGGCGCGTTGGTAACAGTCGCCACGTTGAAGACGTCAGAAGGTGGCGGGAAGACGCAAACGCAATGCCTTTTCCTCCGGACGGAGAAGGGGAGCTGTTTATACTCAACCGCCAAGCCCAGTTCTGGTTCGACTTCTAGCACGGTCGGAGAGTGGTTGAGAGGAAAGCGAGAAGGattaggaggaggaggaaatgcGGAGCCGCCGCCGACAGAGGCCGCGGCGAACCGGGTCAGGGTGCGGTCCGGCCGGAGGTGGAGGAAGTCCGGCATCGGCCGGGAAAGGAGCTGCAAAACGGCTGAAGGAAAGCAGTCGGAGCGATTCGATGTTCCACCCGAAAGTAGCACTCGAAAAAACAGCCGGGATGATCGAGAGGGAGCCGAAAGTCTGACAAGAAGAACGGCGACTGAGCTGGACCTGGACGGGAAGGAAGCAGACTCCAAAAACGACTCGGCTGTTGATGGAGAGACAGGATCCGAAAGACGTCAGGAGAGGCAAAATTTCCCCATTCCTGACTGTAAATCTAAACAAAACGAAACAGAACCACAGGAAGAAATGGAGTTGAATTCTGTGGAGTCCTCCAATCCTGTTGGGGGCGCTGGACAATAcgcagaagaagaaatacagTTAAATGGTGTGGAGTCCTCCAATCCTGTTGGGGGCGCTGGACAATAcgcagaagaagaaatacagTTAAATGGTGTGGAGTCCTCCAATCCTGTTGGGGGCGCTGGACAATACGCAGAAGAGATACAGTGGACTTCTGTCAAATCCTCCATTTCTGTAAGGGTCGCTGAACAAAACCCAGAAGAAGAAACGAAGCAGAAAGAACAGTTGAATTCTGTAGAGTCCTCCAATCCAGTAGGGGGTGCTGATCAGGACGTAATCCAGGTTTATTCAAACCAAAACCAACGTAAAGTTGAACATGAAGAGGAAACAAATATTGGCAGCGATGAGGAAACCAGAGAACCTCATATTTTCCATAAACGtgaggaaaacaacaattttcaggaggaggaagaggtttTCTGTTCGCCTGTCAGACAGGAAAATCTCTCAATTTCTGAGAAATCAGAGAAACGAAAGGATGAGTGCACCTGCAGGAAGCTggaggatgaagaagaaaacatatcaACCTTGGTTTTTAATGCCTCCTCTAATCCTGCCCCTTCTCTGGCTTCCATGGCGACCGgtggggaggaagaggaggaggagaaaggcagccaaaaacagaaaaggagtcCAAGtggagagctggaggaggaagcagaggagGTGAGGGTCTCCTccactgaggaggaagaggaggatgagttCGGGGTCTTCATGCAGGCGGAGGGAGACCTGGCCTGGAGTGACGGGGTCAACATATCTGCCTCGGAAACTTCTGGGAGCAGAGCGAGAACTG CAGGTGGAGACGACACCTGGACAGCCTTCCCTCAGGAGCCGACAGGTGAGGGTGGAGATGGCGTGGAGCGATGGTGGCCGGCCAACGCCGTGGAGGCGAGGAGAGATGGACCgccaaccaatcacagccag GTGGCAGTCTTTGCTGAAGCCTTCCCCTCGCTGCCCGGTGTTTCCCCTGGTGACCCCTGCGACCCGGAAGCCGTTCCCACGCTGACGCAGCTCCTCCGCGGCCGAGCCGGACAGGATCAAGG gCTTTTGGACTCTTTCCATGATCTGAACAAAATGATCGACCAGAGCCACAAGAGGTCCAGCAGCGTGTCTCAGAACCTGCTTGTCCaaactctgcagctgcagccgccGCTTCCT TTGTCGTCTTCCCAGGAAAGCAGATCTACTTCCTGGTCGACGAACCGCCGCCTGTCCCCCGGCCTCTCCTCGGCCAATCAGCACGCAGCCGCCAAGCGCCGGCTGTCCTACGACTACAACAGAAACGTCGTGGCGTGA
- the kcnk6 gene encoding potassium channel subfamily K member 6, which yields MPSASKSWLLLSGFVLFYIIYLLFGALVFSSIERPAEDELRRDTERLKEAFLNQSCVSAATLELFLSRVLAANKHGVSVLRNSSGRSNWDLASSMFFANTLVTTVGYGHPTPLSDAGKAFSIVYALIGVPFTMLVLTACVQRVMQPLVLAPVGLLQRSGLKPRPATVVHFLLLLAAVVLCCILAPAAVFSALEASWTFLDSVYFCFISLCTIGLGDFVPAARPGQPYRALYQVAVMVYLFIGLMMMYLLLRTFHKMADVHGLTTFFQLPRCEASLLGDDTEPIVGNDPTPPCPKDKAAAKPLDPGSQPSYNSINKG from the exons ATGCCCTCCGCCAGTAAGTCGTGGCTGCTGCTCAGCGGCTTCGTGCTCTTCTACATCATCTACCTGCTGTTCGGGGCGCTGGTTTTCTCCAGCATCGAGCGGCCGGCGGAGGACGAGCTGCGCCGGGACACGGAGCGGCTGAAGGAAGCCTTTCTGAACCAGAGCTGCGTCAGCGCCGCGACCCTAGAGCTGTTCCTCAGCAGAGTCCTGGCCGCCAACAAGCACGGCGTGTCCGTCCTCAGGAACTCCTCCGGCAGGTCCAACTGGGACCTGGCGTCCTCCATGTTCTTCGCAAACACTCTCGTCACCACTGTAG GTTACGGCCACCCGACCCCCCTGTCTGACGCTGGGAAAGCGTTCTCCATCGTCTACGCGCTGATAGGCGTTCCCTTCACCATGCTGGTGCTGACCGCCTGCGTCCAGAGGGTCATGCAGCCTCTGGTCCTCGCCCCGGTCGGCCTCCTGCAGCGCTCCGGCCTCAAGCCGCGGCCGGCCACCGTcgtccacttcctgctgctcctgGCGGCGGTGGTGCTGTGCTGCATCCTGGCGCCGGCCGCCGTGTTCAGCGCCCTGGAGGCGTCCTGGACGTTCCTGGACAGCGTCTACTTCTGCTTCATATCGCTGTGCACCATCGGGCTGGGGGACTTCGTCCCGGCGGCGCGGCCCGGCCAGCCTTACAGAGCGCTGTACCAGGTGGCCGTCATGG TCTACCTGTTCATTGGTCTGATGATGATGTACCTCCTACTGCGGACCTTCCACAAGATGGCCGACGTCCACGGCCTGACCACGTTCTTCCAGCTACCGCGCTGCGAGGCGTCTCTGCTGGGCGACGACACGGAGCCGATCGTCGGCAACGACCCGACTCCGCCTTGCCCGAAAGACAAGGCCGCCGCCAAACCTCTGGATCCGGGATCCCAACCGTCGTACAACTCCATCAACAAAGGCTGA
- the sertad3 gene encoding SERTA domain-containing protein 3 yields the protein MKMILKGQKRKLDLEDGEASDRSSPSWESQRQFVFSMSLNKYQRGQELPEPSLRRSVLIANTLRQIALEKHGESPRDSALMSGEPATPATHRGPSEDEDWGSAESDFSLSAAISSILTALDSTIDGGPQAAPRTPLRSLENVPESAGDASKPGYVNDVNMEDLFQEVDASLLGRVGYPAEEELICYLPPFSSASSNFKCLPSFSSFSPLSSSSSSSSPDSASFSGPNQSREAFELEHLMEILVES from the coding sequence ATGAAGATGATTCTGAAAGGTCAGAAACGGAAACTGGACCTGGAGGACGGGGAGGCGTCGGACCGGAGCAGCCCGTCGTGGGAGAGCCAGCGGCAGTTCGTCTTCTCCATGTCGCTGAACAAGTACCAGCGCGGCCAGGAGCTGCCGGAGCCCAGCCTGCGCCGCTCGGTTCTCATCGCCAACACGCTGCGGCAGATCGCTCTGGAGAAACACGGTGAGTCGCCACGGGACTCTGCCTTAATGTCCGGAGAACCGGCGACTCCGGCCACACACCGCGGTCCATCAGAGGACGAGGACTGGGGGTCGGCGGAGTCCGACTTCTCCCTTTCAGCCGCCATTTCTTCCATCCTCACTGCGCTGGACTCCACCATTGACGGCGGCCCGCAGGCAGCTCCGCGGACGCCTCTCCGGTCCCTGGAGAACGTCCCAGAGAGTGCCGGCGACGCGTCAAAACCCGGCTACGTGAACGACGTCAATATGGAGGATCTGTTCCAGGAAGTAGACGCGTCCCTGCTGGGGAGAGTCGGCTACCCGGCCGAAGAGGAGCTGATCTGCTACCTGCCGCCgttctcctctgcctcctccaaCTTCAAGTGTTTgccttccttctcctccttcagtCCTCTCTCGTCCTCTTCCTCGTCTTCCTCACCTGACTCCGCCTCCTTCTCTGGTCCTAATCAAAGCAGGGAAGCGTTTGAGCTGGAGCACCTGATGGAGATCTTGGTGGAGTCTTGA